CCGATGGTGTCAGCCGCGCGATTGCCTTGGGCGACTGGGGGGCCGTGAAGGCCGCAAAGGGTGTCGGCCCCAAGACCGCGCAGCGGATCGTGCTTGACCTCAAGGACAAGGCCCCGGGTGTGATGGCGATGGGCGGCACGGTGACCGAAGCGATGGATGGCCCGGCACTTGAAGTGGTTGAGACGACCGAGCCTGCGCCTGTTCCGAAACGGGTGGCGAAACCGGCCTCGGGCGCTGCCGCTGCTTCTGCGGATGCGCTGTCGGCGTTGGGCAATCTGGGCTATGGACCGTCCGAGGCGGCATCGGCCGTGGCCGAGGCAGCGGCCAATATGCCAGATGCGGGCGAGGCCGATCTGATACGCGCCGCGCTGAAGCTACTGGCCCCCAAGGGCTGAGTGAAAGGGTAACTGAATGGTAGACGCTGATCCCGCCCTGCGAGCCGAACCGATGCCCGAGGACAATGACCGCGCCCTGCGCCCGCAGGGGCTGGATGAATTCATTGGTCAGGCCGAGGCGCGGGCCAACCTACGCATCTTCATCCAGTCGGCCCGCCAACGCGGTGAGGCGATGGATCACACGCTGTTCCATGGTCCACCTGGATTGGGTAAGACCACGCTTGCGCAGATCATGGCGCGCGAGTTGGGAGTGAATTTCCGCATGACCTCGGGGCCGGTTCTGGCCAAGGCGGGGGATTTGGCGGCGATTCTGACCAATCTGGAATCGCGGGATGTCTTGTTCATCGACGAGATTCACCGTCTGAACCCGGCGGTCGAAGAGGTGCTGTACCCCGCGATGGAGGATTTCGAGCTGGATCTTGTCATTGGTGAAGGTCCGGCGGCACGGACTGTACGGATCGAGCTGCAGCCATTTACGCTGGTCGGGGCGACAACGCGGATGGGGTTGCTGACCACGCCGTTGCGCGATCGGTTTGGCATCCCGACCCGGCTGCAGTTCTATACGGTCGACGAGTTGCACGAGATCGTCACCCGCAATGCCCGCAAACTGGGCGCACCTGCGGATGACGAAGGCGCGCGTGAGATCGCGCGCAGGTCTCGTGGAACACCACGGATCGCCGGTCGTCTGCTGAGACGCGTAGTGGATTTTGCCATTGTTGAAGGCGATGGGCGGATTACGCGCGACTTGGCGGATGGGTCACTGACCCGGCTGGGGGTCGATAACCTTGGTCTGGACGGGGCCGACCGCCGGTATTTGAAGCTGATTGCCGAGAACTATGCGGGCGGGCCAGTGGGGATTGAAACACTCTCGGCGGCGTTGTCCGAAAGCCGGGATTCGCTGGAAGAGGTGATCGAGCCTTATCTCCTGCAGCAAGGCCTGATCCAGCGCACTCCGCGCGGACGGATGCTGGCGCAAAAGGCATGGACGCATCTGGGGATGGCTGCACCCAAAGGACAAAGCGATCTGTTTGGTTGAAGTGGGGCGCATTAGATTTTAAGCCTCAGGCGGTCGTATCTAAATCGAGAAGAAGGACTGGGGCGTGACACCCGATGAGATTGAGGCGCTGTTCACACGCGATAGCGGTGAGTTTCTGTTTGCGCGCTGGGGCAGACCCATCGTGCCCATCGTGTTTGGTGTCGAGGATGAAACGCTGTCGACCGTAAAAGGTGCGTTCGAGGCGGTTGTCACTCTGGCAAATCACAAGATGGCCGAGACGGATCCCGAACTGGGTGCCAATTGCATGGTGTTCTTCTTCCGTGAGTGGCAGGAATTGTTGGACGTGCCCGATCTGGATCGCCTGATCCCGGATCTGGCTCCACTGGTTGACCGGCTGGTGGCTGCCGATGCCAATCAGTATCGCATATTTCGGTTCGAGGATGACGGCGCTATCCGCGCGGCATTTGTGTTTTTGCGCATGGACAAAGAGCTGTCGAAAGTGCCGGCAGAAACGCTGGCGCTAAACCAGGTCGTGCAAACGATCCTGCTTTGGTCCGATACTGCCTTTCGCAGCGCCTCACCTCTGGCGATTGCTGGTGACGCGACGATCTTGCGGCCTGATATTGCGGCCTTGATCCGCGCCGCCTACGATCCTGTTCTGCCCGGTGCCGCGCAGGACCCCTCTCATGCGTTGCGCTTGTTCGCCAGATTGGAGCCGTCGCAATGAAGCATCACTACCCGGTCCGTGTTTATTACGAAGACACCGACATGGGAGGCGTGGTCTATCACGCAAATTATCTGAGATTCATCGAACGCGCCCGGTCGGACTGGGTGCGTAAACTGGGTAATGATCAGAACGCGATGCGGGACGCAGGCATTGTCTGGGTCGTGCGGCGGATCGAGGCGGATTATCTCGCCGCCGCTAGGTTTGAAGACGAGCTGATGGTCGAGACCGAGATGGTTTCGCTATCGGGCGCTCGGTTGACAATGTCGCAATTGGTCAAGCGTGGCGAGACCGAGATTTTCCGCGCCGAGGTAACGGCTGTCTGCATGAACGCGCAGGGTAAGCCCGTGCGCCTTCCGGCAGAGATTCGCGCATTGATGTAACATTTTCAGCCTCCGGGGTGGTTCTGTTGGCTTTTCATCTCCATCTGCGTTAGCGTTTGGCAAAACAAGGCCAAATGGCCATCAGGCAAAACAAAGAGCAGGTTCATGGAAGCTGAAACGCTGGCGCTGGCGCAGGAGATCGATTTCTCCATGTGGGGGCTGTATGCCCGCGCGACCTTTATCGTCAAACTGGTGATGTTGATGCTGATCGGTGCATCCATCTGGTCCTGGGGCATTATCATTCAGAAACTGATCAACTACCGAGCCGCGCGGCGCGAGGCGCAGGTATTCGATGAAAGCTTCTGGTCTGGCAATCCGCTAGATGAGCTGTTCGAGCAGATCGGAACCCAACCCGATGGCAGTTCCGAGAAGATTTTCGCGGCGGGGATGATCGAGTGGCGACG
The Ruegeria sp. SCSIO 43209 genome window above contains:
- the ruvA gene encoding Holliday junction branch migration protein RuvA; the protein is MIGKLTGRLDYRAADHVLIDVRGVGYIVYCSDRTMAALPGVGEAMSIYTDMVVREDLMQLYGFLSLVEKEWHRLLCSVQGVGAKVSLAILSALGPDGVSRAIALGDWGAVKAAKGVGPKTAQRIVLDLKDKAPGVMAMGGTVTEAMDGPALEVVETTEPAPVPKRVAKPASGAAAASADALSALGNLGYGPSEAASAVAEAAANMPDAGEADLIRAALKLLAPKG
- the ruvB gene encoding Holliday junction branch migration DNA helicase RuvB; this translates as MVDADPALRAEPMPEDNDRALRPQGLDEFIGQAEARANLRIFIQSARQRGEAMDHTLFHGPPGLGKTTLAQIMARELGVNFRMTSGPVLAKAGDLAAILTNLESRDVLFIDEIHRLNPAVEEVLYPAMEDFELDLVIGEGPAARTVRIELQPFTLVGATTRMGLLTTPLRDRFGIPTRLQFYTVDELHEIVTRNARKLGAPADDEGAREIARRSRGTPRIAGRLLRRVVDFAIVEGDGRITRDLADGSLTRLGVDNLGLDGADRRYLKLIAENYAGGPVGIETLSAALSESRDSLEEVIEPYLLQQGLIQRTPRGRMLAQKAWTHLGMAAPKGQSDLFG
- the ybgC gene encoding tol-pal system-associated acyl-CoA thioesterase, with translation MKHHYPVRVYYEDTDMGGVVYHANYLRFIERARSDWVRKLGNDQNAMRDAGIVWVVRRIEADYLAAARFEDELMVETEMVSLSGARLTMSQLVKRGETEIFRAEVTAVCMNAQGKPVRLPAEIRALM